The genomic segment CCATGAAAGCTGCTGCTTCTTTCTGCACAATACGAATCATTTAAGAGTTCAATCTAACTAGCAAATCATTAATCATTAATCATTAAGTTTAGGACTTTTGttccttttccttcttaaaaggaaaagttgaaGGGAAATGTTTATAAATGTTGACTGAGTGGATATACTGATAGAAATTTTATTCGAAAAACATGCAAGCAGTGTTACAAAATGGAGAGTAAGACACACACTCTTTTAGAATGTCAGTTTTATAAAGAAACCCCTAGAGGGCACCTAAAGTGGAAACGcatttataaattcataatttttctcGTATGTTTGGTCATAGTAGCTCTTAGAAGAAATCTGCTCCAATATATCCCCCGTCCTATATGCTGATTGTGGTGCCACATTCAtatcaatatgatttttttgtgttcCTCGACCCCAAAGGCAACACTGAAAAGAGAGATTGCAAAACAGGTTGAGAAGAAAATTTAGTCTCCAGCTCTTACCTGTTTACCTTGGTTGGCGCTTGCTATGTTTTCATCAAGAAGCGTTAACAATGATCTGTTAAGTTCATTCTGCTCAACCATTTCCAGCAACTGGCATGGAAACCAGAGATGCAAAATCAAcctaattaacataattaacAAGGCAAAAGAATagtaaaatatttgaattaaaagattGATGAGTGAAAAGGGTAGTGCATACAGTGGCTTTTACATCCTTTGATGTCAACATTTTTGTCaggcttttctttgcttttacaAGTTCACCTTGCATTTTATCGTAGGCTTCTATAACAGGACGAGGGACACAGTTCCATCAGTTTCCAGTAAGCTGGAAAAAGTCAATTCTTCTAAGCAAGTTTGCAGAGACTACAAACCTATTCCTTCCTTCAGAGCTTTCTGTAGTGCTTCCAACTCAATCAATCTGTCTTCCATCTCCTACAACAATCACCAACATTTCCATAAATAGGTTTGATATGGTTATGGAAAAGGGGTTCAACTTTCACGTATAACTCTTGAGTGAACCTCAGTTTTTGAAACAGCAAAACGAAGCTGCCCCAGTTCAAATTGTAGCTGCGAGAAAAATTCCTGGTTCAATCTGCAAATTCCACAGCCATTGTTTAAAGGCAAGATTTGAGgtcagtaaataaaaataaaatcccattCTTATGCTATAATGAGTATGACCCTAAAGTGGAACTTCTCATGATGCATAGTACTTAGCATTCTTCCTTTACTCTGTGCAAGAGAGTGAATTGGGACAACTAAAAGGCAGCTACGAGCTATCATAGCAATGAAGCAATCGATGGAAAAGAAGGACAATTCAAGAAAAAGCTATTTCCTCCTTCAGAACTGGAGTTCGAAACTACTTTGCTTACATTGGGAACGTAATACTTGAGAAAGTCCATATCAAAATAGGGCGGGATCAtatcattggtttttttaaaaaaaaaatataagtgtcAAGAAAAATAGCTTAGCCACCGGAGAACAATTTCATTGGAAGAGGCGAAATCTCAAACATATTGCCTATAGTAACAACTCACAACATTATccgtaaaataaataaattgtgcaTCAGAGCTTAAAAATTGAAAGGACTAACCGTTGCCTCAGTCTAGCAATCTCAAACTCAATCTCTTGAGCTTCAGTATCAAGAAAGTACTCTATCAGCTTTTCTGAAGTGTCCGGTATCACCCTAGACTAATCCAACGTCCACAAACaccacaaaaatcacaaaatacaaaataataataacgaatatttacaataaaaacgATTAATTAACTGAATTATTACTTGGCGAAGAGCGTGGCGACGCTGTTTTTCTTCACGGGCTTGCTGCTCAATTGCCTCGCGAAACTCTGCGTCTTTCTCGAGCCTTCTATTGATCTCCCGTCGAGCCAAATGGCCTGTTTGTGGTGGCCCATATAGCCCCTCTGGGTCCTTCCTTcgcataaaatcaaacaaaaacagaaaatataaaGGGATTATTGAAAGCGGAAAGGTTTATAAACAAATTGGAGATGAGATTGAGGCATTGAATTGAAAAAGGAAATGAGAAGTTGAGATACCCATTTAACGCAGGAGATTCTGCAGGGTTTGTGATTGGTTCTTGTGACTGGTCTTGTACGGACAGTCATGCTGAAGCCGCCGAGTGTAAGAGAGGCCATTTGATGATGGCCGTTTCAAAAAGCTCCGTGACTGCAAGTGAAGAAGCTCTTGTGTTTTCAACGGTTTTGTGTTATCTTGTGATGTTATCTATCTGATTTGCTTTTTGTCGTGTAACTTTATCTGTTGACGATGGCGGGAATTACAACCGTTAGATGTGATGTTGCGTCATCATTGCCAATTGTTTGATGAGGGGAAAACCATGGATGCCCCCTCCCCTTCCCCACACTGGAATGGGCCTGGTTTGTTAAATTAATACGAGGAGTTTCAAGTCCAGCCCAACTTAAAGGCCCTACAATCTGGCCAGTTATACCCCTTTCAAATACACTGTTTCACATTCACCGGAACAACGTAATGGTAGATTCGCGCctcacaccaaaaaaaaacttaattcttgTCATTGGGAGTATTAATATCTATTCACATGGtatattagttattattaaattaattaaaaataaataattttttttattttaattatacaacGAAACAAGTAAAATACCGTTggaatcaaaaaatttaaaattagatccAAGAGGCAATTTTGCATTTTCatagtaatttttatataattatcatatCATATGAGgagaaatttaatctttattaaaaataaaaaaatagatttatatgCAAATATTTTATCGCATATCACATGctgctttttgaatttttttttatttaataatataatgttaaaaatggatttttataaaaaataatgatttaaattatgtataaaaatataatttttattctaaattctatctttcttattcatgtatttttcttaaaaacaatatatcgTTTTTTAGTTATGTAGTTCATTGTATACAAGCTAAAggcaattaataaaaaaaatatccccaaaaatgatgatgatttgAAATAAGGAGAAAAATGCATATCTTTGATCAAAACTCTTTTtccttatttatgtttttcttttccttttccttttccttttccttttcctttctttttctttttcttttttcttaacaagaaatatatcttttttcttatcacaagtattatttttgaaatgaaagcTAATCATGATcttaaaacaaagttttaataaagtaacaaaaaaccattaattgataattttgacatggatatattaataaatataaaaaaattcaagaaaaattatataagacttttacaataaaaataataaaatagatattcCGTTCACATTGAATATTCATTAGTGAAAGTTTTAGAAAATCATGCATGTTGGGTttagatataattatttaaaaagtaattgtcaatattatcataaataatatttgaaaataatggCATAATCATATAGTTATTTgatatcatttaaataaatttattttaaaaaaatcttataataaaatacaagaaaaaaacaatcaaataattaaaaaaaaaactggagtgtcatcataaaaaaaaagggtcaaacATACCTAGACTAAAAGAATGGGTTTGTGAGCCTAGCCCACAAATTCAAATCTTGGCGCGTCTTGATCTAGAAGGACAAACTCACATAcatggatttttaaaaaaaataataatatggatGTTCGAATCAGTTTACATGcatctcaattaatttcatggaccctgaagttaacgattatataagtCTCTAGTGCCCTTGAGGTTTGTGAGACTCAAACTGATGATCTTTAGAGAACAAACTCAGGATCTAACCAATTAAACTACATTCCACATGATTAATACATACAtgggttttaatttattgaaaagtgGATAACATCTTGTccattttatctttattgtttGAATGGAAAATGTGTCATTCTCTTGcaactt from the Populus nigra chromosome 1, ddPopNigr1.1, whole genome shotgun sequence genome contains:
- the LOC133696284 gene encoding uncharacterized protein LOC133696284, which encodes MASLTLGGFSMTVRTRPVTRTNHKPCRISCVKWDPEGLYGPPQTGHLARREINRRLEKDAEFREAIEQQAREEKQRRHALRQSRVIPDTSEKLIEYFLDTEAQEIEFEIARLRQRLNQEFFSQLQFELGQLRFAVSKTEEMEDRLIELEALQKALKEGIEAYDKMQGELVKAKKSLTKMLTSKDVKATLLEMVEQNELNRSLLTLLDENIASANQGKQKEAAAFMEKLRAAVLKYMTV